The Agromyces sp. G08B096 DNA window AGGCCGTCGAGCCCGTCGGCGTGGACATGACGACGCCGTCGCAGCCGAACGACGACAGCGGCCGGCGGTCGACCTCGATGACGACCTCGAGCATGCGCTCGCGCTCGGCCTTCTCGACGGTCGCCTCGTTCAGCGCCCAGCTCTCGTACACCACGTCGGCGCCCGACTTGACGCGCACCGAGAGCGTCATGCGCTCCTCGACCGTGTACTCGCGCGCGAGGGCCCTGGTGATGGTGTAGCCGAGGTCGTCGCGTTCGCTCTCGGCGAGGAACCCGACATGGCCGAGGTTCACGCCGAGCAGCGGCGCGGTGTACTCGCGCATGAGCTCGGCCGCCCGCAGAATGGTGCCGTCGCCGCCGAGCACGATCACGAGCTCGATGGTGGCCGGATCGATCGACTCGAATCGCTTCACCCGCCCGTTCAGCGAGGGCACGAACTCGTGCACGTCGTCCCAGTGCTCGGTCGCGATCACGGGCACTGCCCCGGCTTCGAGCAATTGGGCGCAGACCTCGCCGGTCGCCTCGAGCGCCGTGCGCCGACCGGTGTGGGCGACGACGAGGAAGTGCCGCGCTTCGGTCATCCGTGCCCGCCTCTCGTCAGTTGCTCGACTCGACCTGACCATTCTGACGGATTGCCGCCCGCGGAGGCGCTGAGGTGCACGAGGTACTCGTGATTGCCGTGTCCGCCGGCGATTGGGGAGGACAGCACGCCCGCCACCCCGAGACCGAGGTCGAAAGCCGCCCACAGCACGTCCATCACTGCGTCGTCGCGCAGCGCGGGGTCGCGCACGACGCCCTCGCGCACGCCGCTCCGGCCGACCTCGAACTGCGGCTTCACGAGCAGCACGAAGTCGGCGCCCTCGGCGGCTGTGGCGACGAGCGCCGGCAGCACCGTGGTCAGCGAGATGAACGACAGGTCGGCCGTCACGAGGCTCGGGCGCTCGTCCACGCCGGTCAGCCGGGCGAGCTCGCCCGCGTCCAAGTGGCGCACGTTGCATCCCTCGACGACGACGAGCCCCGGAGCGTCTCGCAGCGATGGCGCGAGCTGGTCGTGTCCGACGTCGACCGCGAGGACGGTCCGGGCGCCTCGCTCGAGCAGCACCTGACTGAACCCGCCCGTCGACGCGCCGGCGTCGAGTACCACACGATCGCGCGGATCCACCGCGAATCCATCGAGCGCAGCGAGCAGCTTGTGCGCGGCGCGGCTGACGTAGTGGTCGGCCTGGGCGACCACGATGACCGCGTCATCGGCCACGCGCTGCGACGCCTTCACCACGGGCTGGCCGTCGACGGTCACGGCTCCTGCCGCGATCAGCGCGGCGGCGTGCGTCCGCGACCGGGCGAGCCCGAGCTCCGCTACGGCCGCATCCAGGCGACGACCGCCCATCTCAGGCGTCGCCGCGCGACGGATCGGAGTGCTCGAGCTCCTCGCGCAGCCGTTCCGCCACGGCCTGATAGCGGGGTGCCCGCTCGGCGAGCGGCATCCGTTCGATCTCGGCCGCCTCGCGGGCGTCGTCCAGCGCAGCGTCCGCCGGGGCGCCCGCAGCGCCGTCCGTCTCGCCGATCGCCTCGGATGCCTCGTCCATGCGCTCCACGCTACCCGCTGCCGCCCACGCGGCGACCACGACCGTCCGCGCTCATCAGGAGTACAGGCGCTCGGGAACGCGGAGCGCGTGGATCGGATGCCCGGAGTCCCAGATCACCGCGCAGGCGGCACGGAGCAGGTCGAGCTCGTCGGCGCCGTCCGACACGACGACGACCGCGTCGCCGTCGAGCCGCACCTTGGCACGCCCGACGCGAACGGCGTCCCTCGAACGCTCGACCACCGGGTACGGATCGTGGAGGCCCCTGAGGTCGCCCAGGATGAAGTCGGGCCGTTCGGCGGCCTTCGCGGCGAGCAGCTGCTTCGCACGGTCGATGCCGGTGAGCACGACGGCGGACGCCATGCCGGCCCGGTTCGCGCCGAGGATGTCGGTGTCGAGCCGGTCGCCGACCACGAGCGGACGGTCGGCGGCGAACCGCCGACGGGCCTCGTCGAAGATCGGCGTCTCGGGCTTGCCGGCCACGACCGGGAACCGGCCGACCGCGGTGTGCACCGCGGAGACGAGCGTCCCGTTGCCCGGCGCGATTCCTCGGGCGACCGGGATCGTCCAGTCCATGTTCGTGGCGATCCACGGGATGCCGTGCTCGTCCGCGAATCCGCCGGCGTTCAACGCGAACGCGGCTTCGGCGAGCTGGGTCCACCCGACGTCGGGAGCGAAGCCCTGCACGACCGCGGCCGGCGCGTCGTCGGCGGACCGCGTCACCCGGTAGCCGCGGCGCTCGAGCTCGGTGACGATGCCCTCGCCGCCGACGACCAGCACGAGTGCCCCAGCGGGCACGCGCTCGGCGAGCAGGTGCATCGCGGCCTGCGGGGACGTCACGACGTCGTCGGCGACGACGTCGAGGCCGAGCTCGGCGAGGTGACGGGCGACGGATGCATCGCTCCGCGAGGCGTTGTTCGTGATGTACCCGACGGCCCGCTCGCGCTTGGCGAGGTTCAGACTCTCCACCGCGAACGGGATCGCGTCGGCGCCTCGATAGACGACGCCGTCCAGGTCCGCGAGGACCGCATCGACGCCGTCGAGCGGCGCCCGGGCGTCACTCCTCGGTCTGAACAGGCTCATCGCCGTCTTCGGTGGTCGTGATCGCGTCGGGGTCGGTCTCCGCGAGCAGCGCGGCGACTTCGGGTTCGATGGCATCGGCGGGGTCGCCCTCGTCGGCCACGTCTCCGGCGGCGGCCGCAGCGTCCTGGTCGGTCGGGTCGAGCGGCCCGGCGATCTCGTCGGCGTCGACGTCTGCCCCGGACAGATCCTCCTCGAGCTCGAACACCTCGAACACCTCGTCGTCCGACGGCCCGTTCAGCGCCTCATCGGCGCGCATGGCGCGGGCACGCCACTCGTCGGCTTCGGCGCCCCGTCCGAGCTCGGCGAGCACCTCGGCGTAAGCCGAGAAAAGTGCCGGGCTGTAGCTGAACGCGCGGTCCGGGTCGAGCTGCGGCACTTCGAGCTCCGCGAGCGCGAGGTCGGGCTGACCCAGGTCGAGCCGGGCGCCGGACATCGCGATCGCGAGCGCCGCCTGCACGGCTGCCGGGAGCGTGCTCCGGTCGACCGATCGGCCGAGTTCGAGCGCCCGGTCGGGACGCCCGACGCCGCGCTCGCTGTCGACCATGAGGGGCAGCTGATCGTTGCTGCCCGAGATGCGCCGGTACGTGCGCAGCTCGCGAAGCGCGAGAGCGAAGTCACCGGTCTCGTAGGCCGTGATCGCGAGCGTCTCGCGCACCACCGCGACACGGCCCGCACGCCGCGAGGCTGCGAGCGCGTGCCGGTGCGCGAGCTCAGGGTCCTCGTCCAGGTATCGGGATGCCGCGGCCAGGTGCCGCGCGACCCAGTCGGCGTTCTCCTTGCTCAGCGTCTTCAGCTCGGCTCGGGCGCCGCGGTCGAGGTCGCGCGGGGTGATCTCGTCGGGCACGAACGGGTCGTCGTGACGAGGGCGGTCCGTGCCTGCCACCGAGCCGACGTGCGTCCTCGGCGGTCGGGATGCCCCGGGACGGTCGCCCCGCCGGTCGTACGAGTCCCGCCGGGCGCCATCACGCCGCGCGTCGTCGCGCCGAGGGCCGCCGGTTCGAGCGCCGTCGCGCTTCTCCCACGGCTTGCCGCCCTCACGACGGGGCGCGCCGCCCTGGCCGGCGGGACGCGACGAGCGCTCCCCGCTCTGCCATGGGCGTTGGCCCTCACGACGCGGGCCATCACCACGGGGACCGCCATCGCGCTTCTCCCACGGCTTGCCGCCCTCACGACGGGGACCATCACCACGGGGACCGCCATCACGCTTCTCCCACGGCTTCGTACCATCACGACGCGGAGCGCCATCGCGCTTCTCCCACGGCTTCCCACCATCACGACGCGGAGCGCCGTCGCGCGAGGCTCGCTGATCGCGGTCGGATCGCGGGCGCGCTGCACCATCGCGGGCACCACGAGCAGGTCCAGATCCGCGTTGCCCGCCTGCTCCTCGTTGACGGTCGGTGCGCTTCGCGCGGTCCTCGTCGCTCGGGCCCTGGCTGGAGTCGGTCACGTGATCGTCCTGTCGATGATGGAGTCTGTCGACTCAACGGTACTGCGGGCTGTATCGGAGGAGCCCGTTAACGCGAAATGGCCACCCAGCGACGCTCCCAATTGAACGTCGTGGGTGGCCATTCCTGAATGGATGTCCGGCGGTGTCCTACTCTCCCACAGGGTCGCCCCTGCAGTACCATCGGCGCTGCGAGTCTTAGCTTCCGGGTTCGGAATGTGTCCGGGCGTTTCCCTCGCGCTATGGCCGCCGAAACTCTAGTACCAAGCACACCCCTGGGGGTGGTTGGTGGTCTCGGTGCCCCGACCCTGGTCACACGTGTGTGTGTGTGGGGTGGGGGTGTGTCTGTGTTGAGTTTGTTGGGTTCCGTCTGTTGGGAACCACAGAGTGGACGCGAGCAATCCGTAGGCCACCGCACACGGCCTTTGCTTGAATGAGTTCAAACTCGTGTGGGTGTAGTGATTGTCAAGTTATCGGCTTATTAGTACCGGTCAGCTGCACAAGTCTTTCGTCCTTGCTTCCACATCCGGCCTATCAACCCAGTCGTCTACTGGGAGCCTCTCCCCCGAAGGGATGGAAATCTCATCTCGAGGCCGGCTTCCCGCTTAGATGCTTTCAGCGGTTATCCATTCCGAACGTAGCTAACCAGCGGTGCTCCTGGCGGAACAACTGGCACACCAGAGGTTCGTCCAACCCGGTCCTCTCGTACTAGGGTCAGATCCTCTCAAATTTCCTACGCGCGCAGCGGATAGGGACCGAACTGTCTCACGACGTTCTAAACCCAGCTCGCGTACCGCTTTAATGGGCGAACAGCCCAACCCTTGGGACCTACTCCAGCCCCAGGATGCGACGAGCCGACATCGAGGTGCCAAACCATGCCGTCGATATGGACTCTTGGGCAAGATCAGCCTGTTATCCCCGAGGTACCTTTTATCCGTTGAGCGACAGCGCTTCCACAAGCCACTGCCGGATCACTAGTCCCGACTTTCGTCCCTGCTCGACCTGTCAGTCTCACAGTCAAGCTCCCTTGTGCACTTACACTCGCCACCTGATTGCCAACCAGGTTGAGGGAACCTTTGGGCGCCTCCGTTACTCTTTGGGAGGCAACCGCCCCAGTTAAACTACCCACCAGGCACTGTCCCTGAACCGGATCACGGTTCGAAGTTAGACATCCAGAGTGACCAGAGTGGTATTTCAACAACGACTCCACGAACACTAGCGTGCCCGCTTCAAAGTCTCCCACCTATCCTACACAAGCCACACCGAACACCAATACCAAGCTGTAGTAAAGGTCACGGGGTCTTTCCGTCCTGCTGCGCGTAACGAGCATCTTTACTCGTAATGCAATTTCGCCGAGTTCGCGGTTGAGACAGCTGGGAAGTCGTTACGCCATTCGTGCAGGTCGGAACTTACCCGACAAGGAATTTCGCTACCTTAGGATGGTTATAGTTACCACCGCCGTTTACTGGGGCTTAACTTCTCAGCTTCGCTCCGAAGAGCTAACCGTTCCGCTTAACCTTCCAGCACCGGGCAGGCGTCAGTCCGTATACATCGTCTTGCGACTTGGCACGGACCTGTGTTTTTAGTAAACAGTCGCTTCCCACTGGTCTCTGCGGCCATCCACGCTTCCCCCAGCAAGTGGGTTCACGCTTCAGGCCCCCTTCTCCCGAAGTTACGGGGGCATTTTGCCGAGTTCCTTAACCACGATTCTCTCGATCTCCTCGGTATTCTCTACCTGACCACCTGAGTCGGTTTGGGGTACGGGCGGCTAGAACCTCGCGTCGATGCTTTTCTCGGCAGCATAGGATCACCCACTTTTCATCCGCATCGCGTCTCAGCCTGTGTGAGCGACGGATTTGCCTATCGCTCGGCCTACACGCTTGCCCCGGGTCAACCATCGCCCGGGCTGGGCTACCTTCCTGCGTCACACCTGTTAATACGCTCACTCCACCAGATGGGGTCGCATGCCGCCCCGCGCATCACCCCGAAGGGATCCGCGCGGCTTGGGATGCTTAGCACTCCTGATTTCATGTGGGCGGTTCTTCGCCGGTACGGGAATATCAACCCGTTGTCCATCGACTACGCCTGTCGGCCTCGCCTTAGGTCCCGACTTACCCAGGGCAGATTAGCTTGACCCTGGAACCCTTGGTCTTCCGGAGGACGGGTTTCTCACCCGTCTTTCGCTACTCATGCCTGCATTCTCACTCGTGTGCCGTCCACGGCTGGATCACTCCGCCGCTTCACCCAGCACACGACGCTCTCCTACCCATCCACACGACTGGACCACGAAGGCCTATCGATTTGTGCGAATGCCACGACTTCGGTGGCGTGCTTGAGCCCCGTTACATTGTCGGCGCGGAATCACTTGACCAGTGAGCTATTACGCACTCTTTCAAGGGTGGCTGCTTCTAAGCCAACCTCCTGGTTGTCTGTGCAACTCCACATCCTTTCCCACTTAGCACGCGCTTAGGGACCTTAGTCGGTGGTCTGGGTTGTTTCCCTCTCGACGATGAAGCTTATCCCCCACCGTCTCACTGCTGCGCTCTCACTTACCGGCATTCGGAGTTTGGCTGACGTCAGTAACCTGTTGGGGCCCATCGGCCATCCAGTAGCTCTACCTCCGGCAAGAAACACGCAACGCTGCACCTAAATGCATTTCGGAGAGAACCAGCTATCACGAAGTTTGATTGGCCTTTCACCCCTATCCACAGC harbors:
- a CDS encoding NAD kinase is translated as MTEARHFLVVAHTGRRTALEATGEVCAQLLEAGAVPVIATEHWDDVHEFVPSLNGRVKRFESIDPATIELVIVLGGDGTILRAAELMREYTAPLLGVNLGHVGFLAESERDDLGYTITRALAREYTVEERMTLSVRVKSGADVVYESWALNEATVEKAERERMLEVVIEVDRRPLSSFGCDGVVMSTPTGSTAYSFSAGGPVVWPSLEALLLVPLSAHALFARPLVVGPDSSLAVEVLHRTEAAAVLWCDGRRMFDLPSGARVIVRKSPVPVRLARIHEAPFTDRLVNKFDLPVTGWRGPVGRDEANDD
- a CDS encoding TlyA family RNA methyltransferase codes for the protein MGGRRLDAAVAELGLARSRTHAAALIAAGAVTVDGQPVVKASQRVADDAVIVVAQADHYVSRAAHKLLAALDGFAVDPRDRVVLDAGASTGGFSQVLLERGARTVLAVDVGHDQLAPSLRDAPGLVVVEGCNVRHLDAGELARLTGVDERPSLVTADLSFISLTTVLPALVATAAEGADFVLLVKPQFEVGRSGVREGVVRDPALRDDAVMDVLWAAFDLGLGVAGVLSSPIAGGHGNHEYLVHLSASAGGNPSEWSGRVEQLTRGGHG
- a CDS encoding HAD-IIA family hydrolase, whose translation is MSLFRPRSDARAPLDGVDAVLADLDGVVYRGADAIPFAVESLNLAKRERAVGYITNNASRSDASVARHLAELGLDVVADDVVTSPQAAMHLLAERVPAGALVLVVGGEGIVTELERRGYRVTRSADDAPAAVVQGFAPDVGWTQLAEAAFALNAGGFADEHGIPWIATNMDWTIPVARGIAPGNGTLVSAVHTAVGRFPVVAGKPETPIFDEARRRFAADRPLVVGDRLDTDILGANRAGMASAVVLTGIDRAKQLLAAKAAERPDFILGDLRGLHDPYPVVERSRDAVRVGRAKVRLDGDAVVVVSDGADELDLLRAACAVIWDSGHPIHALRVPERLYS